The sequence attttataattagctATTTATTATtccaatttattcaaaaattacttaatatttttgtgatgtcatctatatgtataaatattttgatatcatATAAAcgtaactatatatattaggtGAATATGTCTTGATAAACCACTTTAGAACTAGATCTTATATCATTATCCTTGCTATATCTTTATAttagatataaattaaaaatatacaagatTATTAAATCTGGTGCATGCAATGCACGTGGCCAAAcctagtattattataattgGTGAACCGATAAGATATGAAACTCATACAAGTACAAAGACTGCATGGATGAACAAGCAACAGGGAAAATACAGTCCATTTTTCACCAATTtaacccttttttatttatttatctaaatcATGAATTTTAGTGTTGAGTTATTCACGGTGCTCCTTATAttccattaataaaatattgtgtAAGAATCACAAATTCTTGTACTTTTAGGTGGTTTAAGAATGTGGCGCTCCTTTCTATTCTACCAATAAACTTACTagagtgctttttttttattttattttttattttttttttttttgggagcaaTTATTAGAGAGTTGAAGCACATGTTCATATATGATGGAAAACACAGTCATCTAATCCATTCTTTGATTTTGGATTGGCAAAGTTCATTCTTGAAGACTCAAAGTATATCTCCACTGAGTCAAAGCAGCTCAGTTGGATTGAAAGGAACTGTTGGGTATGCTGCACCAGGTAATTTACCAGTTTACTCTAATTTGTTACCCTCAAATCTCTctacaatttattttctcatATGGAATGGGGAGACTGTAgagttttctctttttaataataaaagcctcaaattatataaaaaagtaCAGCAGCACAACTTgatcgttaaaaaaaaaaaaaaaaaaaaaaaggaaatttgagTACAGCCATTGGGGTTGCATGTACTTAAcacaataaaatcaaataccGTTGCAGAATATGGGATGGGAAGTTGAGTTTCAACAATGGTGATGTATACAACTATTGTATTGGATACTCTTGTTAGAGATGTTTCACAGGGATGAATCTGACGGATGACATGTTTAAAGATGGATTTGATCTCCATAGTTATGTTAAGATTGCAATATCTGACCATGTATCAGAAGTTTTAGACCCACTGTTACAGGTTCATGGAGGGACAGGGCAAAAAGGGCCAAATACAGGACACCTTGACTTCAATATTTGGAATTGGAGTTTCTAGTTCGGTGGAAACACCTAGATAGAGAATGGACATTAATAATGCTGTCAACGAATTAAAGCTTCTGCTATATATTGTGGTTGCTTGCATAGAATTTAAGAACTGACTTGGAATTCCTTCCTTTACTCAAATGAATAAAGCTTAATGACGTTGAAGTagtttatttctatttcttgtTCTATAACTTTATCCTATTGATGGTTAAGTTAAAACCCAGTACCTTAATCCATGATCTTACCAAGCCACAACATTTCAGTCAGATTTCATCATATTTGTGACagagtaaaaggaaaaaagggaaaaagaaggaaaacagGCTGTTAATACTTCATTGACATGTTGTAAGGATATCAGTAGATTTAGTAATACTTCATCACAAATACACCATTAGCTTTGGTGTTTTTATTTGAGAATCATTGTTCTGGTTGTCACCATGGTTTATTTAGCTTTTTAGTCGTTCTCTCCATATATGCTCACGTACTTGAACTTgtttttttcagttttaaaaGATAAACAATACCAAGAAAACAGTTTTTTAATACATGGCCAGACAGGCTTGAAGGTTTTATGATTTCTTCTCATGCTGATATCTGGAATAAAATCTGCACAGAATACAACATAGACATATTAAGTTAAAACTGACTGACTAAGCCACTGAAAAACAGAGCTCCTCTGTTTTTTAAATACTTATTTCATGGCAAAATAGTGCAGACGAAACAAGCTAAAAGAAAGAGTGCTTAGAAGATCCAACCATTATTTATTACATACAAATTCAAATACCATATCATGTAGGGATGAAACAATTCTGATACAGGAACAACTAAAACCTATTCATATTCTTACCTCTTCTTGCATTTTGAGATATGATTCTCTAATTGCTTGCATTTTGTTGACAACCATGTTCATAAGCATCCGCTCTCCTGGTGAATGTCTGGAGCACATGAGTCCAATTTGCATCACCGAGATCAAAcaattttttgttcttcttccaACATTGACTTGGCGATTGACATTTTTCATTGCCATCTCTTCAATGTCGGTTTCATTTTCCTCATATTCATCATCTTCAAATAGCAACGAAGGATCTACTATATCCATGACATGATTAGGCAAAGCCACCTCCACGAACTGGTAAATGCTCATAGCATCTTTGAAGATATCATCAGTAGGTCTTTTTCCTGTGAACAACTCTAGCAAGAATATACCATAGCTGTAGATGTCTCCAAGTATGGAAACGTGGCCTCCCATGGCATATTCTACAGTTCAACAAATTCATTATGATGTCTAGTCCATAGGTGCTAAGAATCAATAAATTTAAGTAGCTGTTGAAAAGAAAgtgtattattgttttttcgGTCATTACTTCTTTTGGATTAATAACTTCTCAAACATATACTTTTGGtttaataagtaaattttttatggtaATCAAGAGCTCAGATTTATTTCATCTtggtataaaaaaattcatacctGGAGGAATATACCCAATAGAACCCCTTAGCGAAACAGACATTGTTTGGCTTTCCGAGGGGTTATCTGATGCTTCAAAGAGGAACTTTGCTAGTCCGAAGTCACCAACATGAGCAACCATATCTTCATCAAGAAGAACATTACTTGGCTTTAGATCACAATGAACTATAGGTGTTTCACAATCGTGATGGAGATAACCCAAAGCAGAAGCAACATCGATTGCCATATTCAGTCTCTGAATAAGGCTCAATCTCTTATTCAAGTGTTCACCATTGTCCCTCGGATGCAGCCACTGCTCCAAACTTCCATTGGCCATGAACTCGAAAACTAGACTTTTGAAGTCGTTACCTTGGTGGTCTATGCTTGAGCAGGCAGTAATGATTTTAAGAAGATTACGATGTCTAATGCTTCTCAAAGCATTGCACTCCTCAAGGAAGCTCTTGGAAGCTCCTTGTTGCTGAAGGTTTAGTACTTTAATCGCGACTATTTTGTTATCTCTAGAAAGAACTCCTTTATATATAGAACCAAAGCTACCCGAACCAATTAGATTGTTCTCAGAGAACCCATCTGTGGATTGAAAAAGATCCGAGTAAGAAATATTCGATTGCCAATCCTCAATCGAATATTTAGTAACAGGCCTCCATATGGAATAACCAACCAAAAAGCTCAATATAACTGCTAACAATATAGCGGCACAAGTTATCGGGACTACCACCTTCCgagaaaatattttcctcgTTGAATTGTGCTTGAGGCATGGTGGTAAAAGCTGTTTTGGGATGCCACCACAGAGCTTATCATTTCCAAGAATCGAAACTGCAGTAGCATTTGCAAAAATCCCTTCTCTTGGCAATTCACCctcaaaattattataagaaaGATTAATAAACTTAAGAGTTGAAAGTTTACtaagaaattttggaatcaaccCAGATAAGTTATTTCGGGAAAGATCCATTTCTTCCAAACCTCTTAGACTTTCCAGAGTCTGAGGGATTGtaccttcaaattcattgcccTCCAAATGCAAGCGTTCCAAACTAACACATTTTCCAAGGTTGCTAGGCAACTCACCTGATAACTTGTTTTCTGATAAATCCAACTCCTCAAGATTTACACCCACTTCAGATGGTAAGGAACCAGTTAAGGAATTTTGAGACAGTGACAAAGATATTGTAAGGGAAGAAAGACCGATGACCTCTCTGGGAATGTTACCACTGAGACTGTTGCTGGAAAGGTTAAGGGTCATCAAAAATGTGCAGTTTCCAAGACTTTGAGGTATGCTTCCCTCAAATTTGTTCTCCTCCAAAAAGAGAACGCTCAATGAAGTTAAGTTACCCAAGGAAAAGGGTATTGACCCAGAAAACTTATTTCCTTCCAACTCAAGTCCCTGTAACTCGTGAAACTTCCCTATTACTTCAGGGACAGTACCTCCTAAGTGGTTATATTCCAATCCAAGAATGGTCAAGTTGACAAGGTTTCCGATCCCATTTGGAATGCTTCCATGTAAGAAATTCCCACCAAGAGTTAATCTGCTCATATAAGATGAAAGGTTGGCGATGGATTCAGGAAGTTTTCCTCCAAAATTATTGTAGGCCAGACCCAACACCTCCATAACAGTACAATTGGCCAATGAACTAAGAAAATTAAGGTCACGGGATTTTCCATTTCCCAGCAAATTATCATCAAAATTGAGTCTATTCAAGTTGTTCAAGCTCCCTACATTCTCAGGCAGTGTTCCACTGAGATGATTCTGAGCAAAATCAAGCTTTTGAAGTTGAGAACAATTGGACAATGATACGGGAATAGGGCCATTAAATCTGTTAACTCCACCAGCAAATATTTCGAGATTAGGCATAGTAATGCCAACATCTGGTGGTAGGCTTCCATGCAGCTGGTTCTGTGTAAACGTGAAATAGTATATGGAAGAGATATTATAAATAGAAGGAGGAACTATACCAGAGAGATTATTGTCCGTGAGTATGAATTTCCCCAAGCCTTTTAGATGGCCAAGCTCTTCGGGTATGCTTCCTTGGAAATTGTTCTGGCGAAATGAAAGCGAGTACAGAGAAGTGAAATTTCCTATCCAAGCTGGGATACTTCCAGTAAGATTGTTCTTGCTAAAATCCAAGCCCACCATTTTTGATAGGGAACTGAACTGGACTGGAATTGACCCAGTAAGTTTGTTGCCACTTACAATAAAATATCTTAGCTCTTTGCAGTGAGTTATATTTGTTGGAATCTTTCCCACAAAGGAATTGTACGATAAGTTAAGATGCTGCAGCTGCAGAAGATGACCTATTTCTTGAGGAATTTCACCGTGAAAGCTGTTATTTTGCAGGCGAATTTCTGCGAGGTAAGTGAGATTTCCTATTGAAGGTGGGATTGAACCACCCAGCTTTAGAGCCATTAGGTTCAAAGCCAATACTCGTTTGCTTGATGGGTTGCATGTGATGCCAACCCAGTTGCAGAAATGGATGGAATGGTTCCAGGAGTTCATGATTCCgagaggatcttggattatctTATTCTTCAAGTCTAGTAAAGATAGATGATCAGATTCATTTCCATAATCAGAAGCTGAGGATGCAGATTCCATATGAACATTAATGCAGAAAAGAATGATCCCACagtggaaaaatatggataatatcCACCTACAGCACAAATCTGAATGATCCATGAtgtccatttttttctttttccggaTATAAATTTAAGTGCACCAAACCTGATACCATTTTGGTATGCAGGAagataaaagcattaaaaagtGTACATATATTCAATGGCGAAGTTAATGCTTGTAGGACCGCATTGAAGATAAGGAGCTCTAGATGGTGCGGATATTTAATGAAGGGAAAATATCAAGGACCTAACCAGTGACTTTTTTCAGTTTCTTTATCTGTttcttaaaaagagaaaaagaaagtgtgTTTAATTAGATCAACTCCATCATAGCAACACAAATCCTTACAACTAATTAAACCTCCGTGTAGAACACGTTATAAACCTCTAAAATTTGTTGAATCATTCTAGCATtgttcatcctttttttttttttttttggtatttggatttagccttaaaaaataaaaaaagaagtttaatgCATCTCATTATCATTCTTTTAgctttgtttattttagttgagaccctcaatatatattgattttatttttatttttttgtatttttggagCTTTTATTTTAATCAGACCAAACTAAAGCACTagaatgaattaatattttcattcaaaatgtaacatttatacatatacattttaATCACAGGCTAGAAGGTTTTATAATTTGTTCTCAAGAACACAAGATagacatataatattaaattgacaCTGACTAAGAACTCAAAAACAGAGTTCCTCTGTTTTCTAAATACTTATTTCATGGCAAAGAAGTGTAGTTGAATGTGATAGAACAGCTCACAGATATATTCAaccattatatattaaatttagttGCCTAGTAGAGATGAAACTACTGTGATTACAACTAAGACATATCAATATCCTTACTCTTCTTGCATTTGAGATATGATTCTCTAACTCCTTTCATTTTGTTGACAACTACATTCATAAGCATCCGCTCTTCTGGTAAAAATCTGGAGCACATGTCCAATGTGCATCACTGAAACCAAAcaatctttttctttgcttCCAGCATAGACTTGGTTATCGTTATCGATTATTGCTATCTCTTCaatgtcattttcattttcctcaCGATCATCATCTTCAAAGAGCAGCGAAGGATCAACCATATCCATGACATGATTAGGAAAAGGCATTGCCTCGAATTGGTGAATGCTTAAACCATCTTTGAACATATCATCGGTAGGTCTTTTTCCTGTGAACGACTCTAGCAATAGTATCCCATAGCTATAGCTATCTCCAAATTCAGAAACTTGGCCTCCCATACCATATTCTACAGTTCAATAAGTTCGTTAGGATATGAAATCATTGGTGATGAGAATCATTAGTTTAAGGAATAGGAGGGAATAAAGAGcacttcccccccccccccccccacttGTGCTTTTGGACCACTTACTTTGAAAAAGTTCACTTTTGGCTTAtgaggtattaaaaaaaaaaaagaaaaaaaatgttatggtAATCAAGAGCCAATATTTATCTCATCTGGGGATCAAAATTCATACCTAGAGGAATGTACCCAATAGAACCCCTTAGCCCAACAGAGAATATTTGGCTTTTTGGGGTCATATCTGATTCTTTGAAGAGGAACATTGCTAGTCCAAAGTCACGAACATGAGCAACCATATCTTCATCCAGAAGAAAATTACTTGGCTTTAGATCACAATTAACTATAGGTGTTTCACAATCATGATGGAGATAATCCAGGGCAGAAGCAACATCAATGGCTATGTTTAGTCTCTAAATAAGGCTCAATCTTTTATTCTGGCATTCTTCGTTGTTTTTTGTATGGAGCCAGTTGTCTAAACTTCCACTGGCCATGAACTCAAAAACTAGACTTTTGAAGTCATTAGCCTGGTGGTCAATGCTTGAGCACGCTGTTATGATTTTAAGAAGGTTATGGTGTCTTATGCTCCGCAAAGCATTGCACTCATTAAGGAAGCTCTTGGAAGCTCCTTGTTGTTGAAGGTTTAATACCTTTATCGTGACTATTTTGTTATCTCTTGAAAGAACTCCTTTATATACAGAACCAAAACTCCCTAAACCAATCAGATTGTTCTTAGAGAACACATCTGTGGATTGAAAAAGATCTGAGTAAGACATACTTGATTGCCAATTCTCAGTAGAAGATGAAGTAACAGTTTCCATGCAGAATAACCAACCAAAAAGCTCAATACACAGCTAACAATATAGCAGCACAAGTTACTGGGATTACAACctttggaggaaaaattttctagTTGAATTGTGCTTTCGCTTGAGGCATGGAGAtaaaagcaattttgggatGCCACAGCAAAGCTTGTCATTTCCAATAATTGAAAGTGCTGTGGCATTTGAAACAATCCCTTCACTTGGCTATTCACCATCAAAATTGTTATAAGTAAGATTAAGAAGCTTGAGAGTTAAAAGTTCACcaagaaattttggaatcaaccTAGAAAAGCTATTGCACGAAAGATCCAATTCTTCCAAACATCTAAGATTTTTCAAAGTTTGAGGAATTGTATGTTCAAATCCATTACCCTCCAAATGCAGGTGTTCCAAACTAATACATTCTCCAAGATTGCTAGGCAGCTCACCTGATAACTTGTTTCCTGATAAATCCAACTCGCCAAGATTTTTCAAAAGGCTCACTTCAGATGGTAAGGCACCGGTCAATAAATTTTCAGACAGTGACAGAGAAATTGAAAGGGAAGAAAGGCCAATGACCTCTCTGGGAATGGTGCCATTCAGACTATTACTAGAAAGGTTAAGGGTCATCAAATTTTTGCAGTTTCTGAGGCTAGAGGTATGGTTCCCTCAAACATGTTCTCTTGCATAAGGAGAATGGTCAATGAAGTTAAGTTACCCAAGGAAAGAGAAATTGAACCGGAAAACTTATTTCCATCCATGGACACTACCTGTAACTTGTGAAGCTTCCCTATTGCTTCAGGGTCACTGCCCTCTAACTGGTTATTTCCCAATCCTAGAAAGATCAAGTTAACAAGGTTCTCTATCCCATTTGGAATATTTCCATGTATGAAATTCCCAGAAATAGTAAATATACGCATATAGGATGAAAGGTTAACTATGGATGTAGGCAGTTCTCCAGCAAAATAATTGCCTCCTAATGAGATCATTTTGAGCAAAATCAAGCCCCTCAAGTGCAGAACAATTTGACAATGATATTGGTGTGAAGTCTAGCCGCTCCACTGCatcgacagtgtgaagactgctacAACTCATCATTGTTGACAATGGTTCCTGCAACTTCCAACGTAAattttgctcaacaattgtgggcaataTCAGAGGCCGGTGTTGAACGTCAGAAGAGGTTGAAAATGGAGGACGTGCACCGAATTTGTGAGCCTATAAATAGACTCCATCCCTGTGGTTTTTTAATCCAAGACAAGCAatctcaatatcatcccaagtgaggagggTTGAGAGCTTTTAAGACTCCAGTGAGAGCTTGAGGGAAGAGTGATGAAATTCCAGATAGAGAGTTTGATAGAAtagagagagattccacgtgagaatccaagagagaagttttgtgttttgtaatctatttccagagagtaatagaattatatttttatttttcttcttatatttcttctctatagtggtcagagaaccacaacaagtggtatcagagctccaggttgagagcttgggttccaaatttgaagaaacagagcctctgttcttcaaggtggtgtttcgaaaagttgcttaaatcaataatttgacaataccaggtgaaagaACACGACGAGGCGAGAAAAAATAAGTTCTTCAGAGAGCAACGCGACGTTCCACGCACCCACATGCGCTGCCCGAAGTTTTCTGCAGCTGGTCACGCGCCACACACACcatctggaggttgaagacgaccatgTCAGTTGCCACGTCAGCCACGCGATCCGACACATCATCAGCAACACGATTGCcatgtcattttccatgtgttgACATATCATCACAATCTTCCACGTTagcaaatttttctaaaattatagaatagcccctgtattttcaaaaattacagattgaccccttagtttctgtatttacaaGTTAACCCCAAGATTTTTAGAAAATTgcatttttgccccaaaatttctggtaattatattttgaccctgGAAGAGTGAAGTCCACCATTTTGCTTTGCCAAATTTCGGATGCAACGGTTAACTCTGTTTTgtaaattcagctccattttcgGTCaaaccataatgtcaatggaagaatcatcttcaagagctatggttaagctcactgtcacaaattatacactttagAGACCttggatggaagatctccttaattgtaaggatctgtttgatcctatagaaacTAAAAGAGTAAACCCCGATCCTAGCAAAGAAGTAGaatagaagaaattaaacaagaaaacgatcagtcagatcaggcaatggatcgaccatagtgtcttccatcatgtagcgaaggaaacagatgcatatgccctctggacaaaattggaggacatgtaccaggctaagactgctcggaacaaaacCCTATTGCTTAAAcgattggtaaatttaaaattatagagtggaacttctgcagccgagcataccagtgagtttcAGAGCTTGGTGAATCAATTATCTattgtggattaccaactaggggatgaggatcaggctctcctacttctaagctctcttccaaatagttgggagacattggtagtatctctcagcaattcggccctgAATGataaacttactatgtctatggctaaggatgccctatttaatgaagaggccagaagaaaggacattggcatggatcaatcacatgccctcgtcatagagagaggaagacagtaAAGAGGTGGttgagatagggggagaggcaggagcaagagtagagacagatctacagacggcaggaAATCATCATATAAATGCTATCATTGTGGTCTGGAGGGTCACTTGAAAAAGAACTgtagaaagttgttgagagagcagagactccaaggtaatcagtcgaagaaggatggagagatactagtcactgttacaggagaagtggcgctctgctccaccgaagaagagacatgccttcatatatcaacccaatatgttgagtgggtagtcgatactgcagcatcctaccatgtcactccaagcagagatttcttcaaaacatacaaagcaggagactttggtacggtaaagatggaaaatttcaattttgcaaagattatgggaactggtgatattcaggtaaaaacgaatgttggttgtacaatcactttgaaggatgtccgtcatgttccagatctttggcttaatctactttcagGAGCAGCCtaagacaagcaaggctatggtAACCATTTCAGCAAAGGCAcgtggaaaatgacgaaaggtgccatagttgtacCCTGATGACATATATGGAatgttgtacaagactcatgtgaagatatgtgcagatagcctcaacatTTCAGAAGGAGAGGCATCTCAAAAtttgtggcaccagagactcggtcacatgagtgaaaaagaatTGTCTACTTTAGCCAAGAAGAAGCTTACCACTGTTTGCAAAGATGctgtgctagatccttgtagtcaTTATTTGTTTGATAAACAACATAGAGTCTCTTTCAGTTCCTCTACATCGAGAAGAttagagttgcttagtctgatGCACTCTAATGTTtatggtcccatggaggtggaatcattaggtggcaataTGTATTtcttgaccttcattgatgatgcttcttaAAAGgtatgggtatatttcttgaagacaaaggaccaagtattggattacttcaaactatttcatgccatggtagagcgtgaaacaggaaagaactTGAAATGTCTctgctcagataatggaggtgagtatacttccaaggagtttgATGCTTATTGCAGAAGACACAGCATTTGACATGAGAAGATgatccctcgcaccccacaacataacgGAGTAGTCGAGAGGATGAACCAGACAATTATGGAAAAGATCAGAAgcatgatcagtatggctaagctgccaaagccattctggggagaagctgttcatgCCGCATACTATTTAATTAACAGATCATcatcagtaccgttgaattttgaaattccagaGAAAGtatggtcgggtaagattccctcatACTCTCACTTAAGaatatttggttgtttagcttatgcacatgtatccaaggaacTCAAACAAAAGCTCAATggaagatctactccatgcatttttatatgatatggagatgaagaattcagaTACAGATTATAGGActcgaaaacaaagaaggttattagaagtagGGATGTAGTGTTCCATGAAAATCAGACAATGGAAGACAtcgaaaagcccagaatgtctcaaAATCGTAGTTCTAGTGCTGAAGATTttggtcctaatccagcaccagcacaaatagccacagaggataacaAGGTAGATGAAGATATGCTAGAAGCAGACTAGGAAGAAGAAGGGGACTTTAGggagggggagactcaatcctctcaagaaGCTGCAGGGACCTCATAGTGGttagatgatggtacacctccttaAACCAATGGTTTACAaattcggagatctgagcgaggctgaattccatcaaagagattttcataatctgagtatattctgttTACCGAAGAAGGGGaaccagagagtttccaggaagctgtttctcagcAAGACAaagaaaagtggctgcaagcaatgcaagatgagatggaatctttgcagaaaaatcatacttataggttggttgagcttccaacaggaaaaaaggcactaaagaataaatgaatGTTCAAgttcaagaaagatggcagcggaagggtggtgaaacataatgctcgattggtggtcaaaggattttttcagaagaaaggaatcgactttgatgagattttctaaccagtggtaaaaataacttcaattcgagtcatttttggtttagtagcaactttaaacctagagcttgaataGATGGATGTGAAACAATATTTTTTCATGGTGATTTATGTGAGGAAATCTACatgagcagccagaaggatttgaggtttcagggaaagaaaacctcataggcaagctgaagaagagcttgtatgacCTCAAACAAGCACTAAGataatggtacaagaagtttaaCTTATTTATGGTGaatcaaggctataaaaggactgcagcagactagtgtgtttatattcaaaaatttccatATGGAAACTTCATtacacttttgctatatgtggacgataTGGTGATCGTTGGATAGGATGCAATGAAAACTAGTCATCTGAAGAaggaattgtctaagtcctttgatatgaaagacttaggaccagctcaacaaattttaggaatgcaaataatccgagacaggaagaacagaatgttatggctatctcaggagaagtatgttgaacaaGTGATagagagattcaacatggataaagccaaaccagtcaacattccacttgcaaatcatttcaagttgagcaagagattgtgctcctcatccaaagaagagatagaggagatggcttcagtaccatattcttcagcagtaggaagtctgatgtacgctatggtgtgta comes from Ziziphus jujuba cultivar Dongzao chromosome 6, ASM3175591v1 and encodes:
- the LOC132804351 gene encoding probable LRR receptor-like serine/threonine-protein kinase At3g47570, with the protein product MDIMDHSDLCCRWILSIFFHCGIILFCINVHMESASSASDYGNESDHLSLLDLKNKIIQDPLGIMNSWNHSIHFCNWVGITCNPSSKRVLALNLMALKLGGSIPPSIGNLTYLAEIRLQNNSFHGEIPQEIGHLLQLQHLNLSYNSFVGKIPTNITHCKELRYFIVSGNKLTGSIPVQFSSLSKMVGLDFSKNNLTGSIPAWIGNFTSLYSLSFRQNNFQGSIPEELGHLKGLGKFILTDNNLSGIVPPSIYNISSIYYFTFTQNQLHGSLPPDVGITMPNLEIFAGGVNRFNGPIPVSLSNCSQLQKLDFAQNHLSGTLPENVGSLNNLNRLNFDDNLLGNGKSRDLNFLSSLANCTVMEVLGLAYNNFGGKLPESIANLSSYMSRLTLGGNFLHGSIPNGIGNLVNLTILGLEYNHLGGTVPEVIGKFHELQGLELEGNKFSGSIPFSLGNLTSLSVLFLEENKFEGSIPQSLGNCTFLMTLNLSSNSLSGNIPREVIGLSSLTISLSLSQNSLTGSLPSEVGVNLEELDLSENKLSGELPSNLGKCVSLERLHLEGNEFEGTIPQTLESLRGLEEMDLSRNNLSGLIPKFLSKLSTLKFINLSYNNFEGELPREGIFANATAVSILGNDKLCGGIPKQLLPPCLKHNSTRKIFSRKVVVPITCAAILLAVILSFLVGYSIWRPVTKYSIEDWQSNISYSDLFQSTDGFSENNLIGSGSFGSIYKGVLSRDNKIVAIKVLNLQQQGASKSFLEECNALRSIRHRNLLKIITACSSIDHQGNDFKSLVFEFMANGSLEQWLHPRDNGEHLNKRLSLIQRLNMAIDVASALGYLHHDCETPIVHCDLKPSNVLLDEDMVAHVGDFGLAKFLFEASDNPSESQTMSVSLRGSIGYIPPEYAMGGHVSILGDIYSYGIFLLELFTGKRPTDDIFKDAMSIYQFVEVALPNHVMDIVDPSLLFEDDEYEENETDIEEMAMKNVNRQVNVGRRTKNCLISVMQIGLMCSRHSPGERMLMNMVVNKMQAIRESYLKMQEEILFQISA
- the LOC132803990 gene encoding putative receptor-like protein kinase At3g47110, with the translated sequence MISLGGNYFAGELPTSIVNLSSYMRIFTISGNFIHGNIPNGIENLVNLIFLGLGNNQLEGSDPEAIGKLHKLQVVSMDGNKFSGSISLSLGNLTSLTILLMQENMFEGTIPLASETAKI